The Flavobacteriales bacterium genome includes a window with the following:
- a CDS encoding glycosyltransferase family 2 protein: MHQITGAILTFNEEKHIEACIQSIQEICDEIIVLDSYSTDHTVAIAKKMGAIVYQEKWAGFVASKNRLNHLASYEYVLNIDADERVSEELKKSILSLKKNDFRGVFELQRLNNYCGKWIKHGEWYPDKKIRLFPRNTQWKGGKVHEYIETEGEITTLKGHLFHFGFDHIADHKKRSKKYAKLAAEQYQGKSNFSLFLKMIFSPPFRFLKAYFLKQGFRDGFAGFKIAQITTKEVFLKYFWALKSKKINHGTH, translated from the coding sequence ATGCATCAAATTACTGGCGCTATATTGACCTTTAACGAGGAAAAACATATTGAAGCATGTATTCAATCTATTCAAGAAATATGTGACGAAATTATTGTTTTGGATTCCTATAGTACAGATCACACTGTGGCAATTGCTAAAAAAATGGGGGCAATTGTTTACCAAGAGAAATGGGCAGGCTTTGTGGCATCAAAAAATCGTTTGAATCATTTAGCCTCTTATGAATATGTACTCAATATAGATGCTGATGAAAGAGTCTCAGAAGAATTAAAAAAATCCATTCTTAGCCTGAAAAAAAACGATTTTAGAGGTGTTTTTGAGCTTCAAAGACTTAATAATTATTGCGGAAAATGGATTAAGCATGGTGAATGGTATCCAGATAAAAAAATCAGACTTTTTCCGAGAAACACCCAATGGAAAGGTGGAAAAGTTCACGAATACATTGAAACTGAAGGTGAAATCACTACCTTGAAAGGGCATTTATTTCATTTTGGTTTTGATCATATAGCAGATCATAAAAAACGCTCGAAAAAATACGCCAAACTTGCTGCAGAACAGTATCAAGGAAAATCCAATTTCTCCTTATTCCTTAAAATGATTTTTAGTCCGCCCTTTCGGTTTTTAAAAGCATATTTTCTAAAACAAGGTTTCCGAGATGGCTTTGCTGGTTTCAAGATTGCTCAAATTACAACCAAAGAAGTTTTTTTAAAGTATTTTTGGGCATTGAAATCAAAAAAAATAAACCATGGCACTCATTAA
- a CDS encoding gamma carbonic anhydrase family protein, with protein sequence MALIKKVRGCTPQIPTSCFLAENATLVGNIQAGENCSFWFSSVVRGDVCKITLGNKVNVQDGAVLHGTYEKYDLLIGNNVSIGHNANVHGCTIQDNVLIGMGSTVMDGCVVESNAIVAAGSVVTQNTRVESGWIYAGVPAKKVKQLNPEHFEQLVKGIADNYVMYSSWFEEE encoded by the coding sequence ATGGCACTCATTAAAAAAGTACGAGGTTGTACTCCTCAAATTCCCACTTCTTGTTTTTTGGCAGAAAATGCAACTTTAGTTGGAAATATTCAGGCTGGTGAAAACTGTAGTTTTTGGTTTTCTTCTGTTGTGAGAGGTGATGTTTGCAAAATTACTCTTGGGAACAAAGTAAATGTTCAAGATGGGGCAGTACTTCATGGAACCTATGAAAAATATGATTTGTTGATCGGAAATAATGTTTCTATAGGTCATAATGCCAATGTACACGGTTGTACAATTCAAGATAACGTACTGATAGGAATGGGATCAACTGTTATGGATGGTTGTGTTGTAGAATCAAACGCAATTGTGGCTGCGGGATCTGTGGTTACACAAAATACGAGAGTAGAAAGCGGTTGGATTTATGCAGGTGTTCCTGCCAAAAAAGTGAAACAATTAAACCCTGAGCATTTTGAACAATTGGTAAAAGGAATTGCCGATAATTATGTGATGTATTCTTCTTGGTTTGAAGAAGAATAA
- the rsgA gene encoding ribosome small subunit-dependent GTPase A produces the protein MKGLVIKSTGSWYKVLDNKGKLYDCKIKGKFRIQGIRTTNPVAVGDEVEILQNDNQDIPLIHKIYPRRNYIIRKSVNLSKEAHILASNIDRAILIVTLAYPETSLSFIDRFLITAEAYYIPVTIVFNKYDLYDEELELDLEAYRMMYEAIGYDTLVCSAEEKFGLEPLIEILKDKTTLLSGHSGVGKSTLVNAIEPTLDLRTDEISDIHLQGKHTTTFAEMHPLSFGGNIIDTPGIRGFGLVYMDVEEIKGLFPEFQSYSKECKFHNCQHLHEPKCAVKAAVEKGELFSTRYENYLQFVNDIQEENAQNHR, from the coding sequence ATGAAAGGATTAGTCATTAAATCAACTGGGAGTTGGTATAAAGTATTAGACAACAAAGGAAAGTTGTATGATTGTAAAATCAAAGGGAAGTTTAGAATCCAAGGGATTCGGACAACCAATCCTGTTGCTGTGGGAGATGAAGTGGAAATTCTGCAGAATGATAATCAAGATATTCCCTTGATTCATAAAATATATCCAAGAAGAAATTATATTATTAGAAAATCTGTAAATCTATCTAAAGAAGCACATATATTGGCATCTAATATTGATAGAGCCATTTTGATAGTTACCCTAGCATATCCAGAAACGAGCTTGAGTTTTATAGACAGATTTTTAATTACTGCCGAAGCTTATTATATTCCAGTAACCATTGTGTTTAACAAATATGATCTTTATGATGAAGAACTTGAGTTAGACTTAGAAGCCTATAGAATGATGTATGAGGCTATTGGTTATGATACACTTGTGTGTTCTGCGGAAGAAAAATTTGGTTTAGAACCTTTAATAGAAATTCTGAAAGACAAAACAACGCTATTATCTGGTCATTCTGGTGTAGGGAAATCCACTCTTGTTAATGCCATAGAACCTACGCTTGATTTGAGAACGGATGAAATTTCGGATATACATTTACAAGGAAAGCATACCACTACTTTTGCCGAAATGCATCCTTTGAGTTTTGGAGGAAATATAATAGACACTCCCGGTATAAGAGGTTTCGGTTTAGTATATATGGATGTGGAAGAAATAAAAGGGCTTTTTCCCGAGTTTCAGTCTTATTCTAAGGAATGTAAATTTCATAATTGTCAGCACCTTCACGAGCCAAAATGTGCTGTGAAAGCGGCAGTAGAAAAAGGTGAATTATTCTCTACGAGATATGAAAATTATCTACAATTTGTGAATGATATTCAGGAGGAAAATGCGCAAAATCATCGATAA
- a CDS encoding gliding motility-associated C-terminal domain-containing protein, protein MLLLEQIPLILMKMMNRFLIVFSFIFSFSQAQSVQKLMYGTNALFGAVNAGTSVPSYMDTIAGTAPADIEGISHVEDNFGDVHFYVTGDGVFNANGNLVAGSGAINSHAGITEIVTCKVPGTVTDYYIVYTKDEGCDLLYYSKINLALNQGQGQIVPVNLNLLLSDTSNSSGLYAEGKEIINKPNSQDKYLIVRRCDFGFEKFDITQLGINNRKTVKVWTPGTVLNPADSGRGELDYHNEYLAYASTESNEMIHFEFNPCTGKSSNLNVFSETFDGIYGVEFSPTAKYLYGSSEKAINTNAGNSNLMRVATGSAINPPNVYKIGTFVDCKGDSVHDVGLGQLELMTSNKIYSPIVGECSILEISDPDNTTINIDYKNTIGDMYKGLSDLTQSDIYISFLDYSAKITPVKCIGESNGKIQLTLAGGMPPYSINWDHNGSNLLSANNLGKGTYKVTISDNSCSGASVVLNFKITEPDSIRSLIEVEDARCYQENGKFKKTIWGGIPPYTVSYSNGFSEHNPRAGFYTMYVVDKYGCQYSDTFRIEEPDNITWSDSISAPLCPGDPGSYHVYNLQGGTGRILINGKEDSVINFLPGNYTVQFVDENGCNRTQSVVIPSADSIISNVVVYQDDCNEFMGRAELTASGGKGELTTEWLGVDPESFHPGKYSVKITDENGCEHYSYFSFTPEPTKLNIPTIFTPNGDGLNEYWAPVFDCEKDFEFEIHTRWGKKLFQSTKDNRKWYGHDPKGILVDDGIYVYILTYYDSRGNSHKEKGTLLVTY, encoded by the coding sequence TTGTTATTACTAGAACAAATACCTTTAATTCTCATGAAGATGATGAATCGTTTTTTAATTGTTTTTTCTTTTATTTTTTCTTTCTCTCAAGCCCAGAGCGTTCAGAAACTAATGTATGGAACAAATGCCCTTTTTGGAGCGGTTAACGCAGGAACATCTGTGCCAAGTTATATGGATACTATTGCAGGAACTGCCCCAGCAGATATTGAGGGAATTTCTCATGTAGAAGATAATTTCGGAGATGTCCATTTCTATGTTACTGGTGATGGAGTTTTTAATGCCAATGGAAACCTAGTAGCAGGTTCGGGTGCGATTAACAGCCATGCTGGAATCACAGAAATAGTTACCTGTAAAGTACCTGGTACTGTAACGGATTACTATATCGTATATACCAAAGATGAAGGTTGTGATTTGTTATACTATTCTAAGATTAACTTAGCACTAAACCAAGGTCAAGGACAAATCGTTCCTGTAAATCTCAACTTATTATTGAGTGATACCTCTAACAGTAGTGGATTATATGCAGAGGGAAAGGAAATTATAAATAAACCAAACTCTCAGGATAAATACCTTATTGTAAGACGTTGTGATTTTGGTTTTGAAAAATTTGACATTACCCAACTGGGAATCAATAATAGAAAAACTGTTAAAGTTTGGACACCAGGAACTGTTCTTAATCCAGCAGATTCAGGTCGTGGAGAATTAGATTACCATAACGAGTATCTTGCTTATGCTTCTACGGAGTCTAATGAAATGATCCACTTTGAATTCAATCCTTGTACAGGGAAATCAAGTAATTTGAATGTCTTTAGTGAAACTTTTGACGGAATTTATGGAGTAGAATTTTCTCCCACAGCAAAATATCTATACGGATCCAGTGAAAAAGCTATAAATACCAATGCTGGAAACAGTAATTTAATGAGAGTAGCTACAGGAAGTGCTATCAATCCGCCAAATGTTTATAAAATAGGGACATTTGTTGACTGTAAAGGCGATAGTGTTCACGATGTTGGGCTTGGGCAGTTAGAATTAATGACTTCAAACAAAATTTATTCTCCAATTGTAGGTGAATGCTCTATTTTAGAAATTTCAGACCCTGATAATACGACAATAAATATTGATTATAAGAATACAATAGGAGATATGTATAAAGGATTGAGTGATCTTACTCAAAGTGATATTTATATTAGTTTCTTAGACTATTCTGCTAAAATTACTCCAGTAAAATGTATTGGAGAAAGCAATGGTAAAATCCAACTAACACTCGCAGGAGGAATGCCACCGTACTCGATTAACTGGGATCATAATGGTTCAAATTTATTAAGTGCAAATAATTTGGGAAAAGGAACCTATAAAGTGACTATTTCAGATAATAGCTGTTCAGGAGCATCTGTAGTATTGAATTTTAAAATTACAGAACCAGATTCAATACGTTCTTTAATAGAAGTAGAAGATGCCAGATGTTATCAAGAAAATGGTAAGTTCAAAAAGACAATTTGGGGAGGAATCCCACCCTATACCGTTTCTTATAGCAACGGATTTAGCGAACATAATCCAAGAGCAGGTTTTTACACCATGTATGTGGTAGATAAATATGGTTGTCAGTATTCTGACACATTTAGAATCGAAGAACCAGATAATATTACTTGGTCAGATTCTATTAGTGCTCCACTTTGTCCTGGTGATCCAGGAAGCTACCATGTGTACAACCTTCAAGGAGGAACAGGTAGAATTCTTATCAACGGAAAAGAAGATTCTGTTATTAATTTCTTACCGGGTAATTACACTGTTCAATTTGTAGATGAAAACGGATGTAATAGAACACAAAGTGTGGTAATTCCTTCGGCAGATTCTATTATTTCCAATGTAGTGGTTTATCAAGACGATTGTAATGAATTTATGGGTAGAGCAGAGCTCACTGCTTCTGGAGGAAAAGGAGAGCTTACAACAGAATGGCTTGGTGTAGATCCAGAATCATTCCACCCAGGGAAATACTCCGTGAAGATAACCGATGAAAATGGTTGTGAACATTATTCTTATTTTTCATTTACACCCGAACCAACAAAACTCAATATCCCAACGATCTTTACACCTAATGGTGATGGATTAAACGAATATTGGGCTCCTGTATTTGACTGTGAAAAAGATTTTGAATTCGAAATTCATACACGATGGGGTAAAAAATTATTCCAATCAACTAAGGATAATAGAAAATGGTACGGACATGATCCAAAAGGAATTTTGGTAGATGACGGAATCTATGTTTATATCCTTACATACTATGACTCTAGAGGTAATTCTCATAAAGAGAAGGGAACTTTATTAGTTACTTATTAA
- a CDS encoding pyridoxal-phosphate dependent enzyme has protein sequence MDHKHQTIVQSIQDDLMDNHGVSLDIQRDDLLHPFVSGNKWRKLFFFLEKFPSLEKQGIVSFGGVFSNHLVATAFACYEHEIPFACIIRGEEDYNNPTIQFLQKYGTDIQFVSRSDFRAFREKNWQIDLPVKWKNYYILPEGGHSLEALKGCALTSKSWKKNYDYFVSSIGTGTTFSGIMNGLKEPTKGIGMVMLKDKNYLDKEIEKMISTPFEYELIRDYHFGGFGKVKPELIHFINDFYQKHKIPLDPVYTGKMLFGIYDMVKKGYFPRGSRIVAIHTGGIQGVSGYNYQQLQKENPHFIDIE, from the coding sequence ATGGATCATAAGCATCAAACAATTGTACAAAGTATTCAGGACGATTTAATGGACAATCATGGCGTTTCTCTTGATATTCAACGAGATGATTTATTACACCCATTTGTTTCAGGAAATAAATGGAGAAAGCTCTTTTTCTTTCTCGAAAAATTTCCAAGCTTAGAAAAACAAGGAATTGTGTCTTTTGGTGGGGTTTTCTCTAATCATTTAGTCGCTACAGCATTTGCCTGCTATGAGCATGAAATTCCATTTGCCTGCATAATTCGTGGAGAGGAGGATTACAATAATCCTACGATACAGTTTTTACAAAAATATGGTACTGATATTCAATTCGTCTCTCGTTCTGATTTTAGAGCTTTTCGGGAAAAAAATTGGCAAATAGACCTTCCTGTAAAATGGAAGAATTATTATATCCTCCCAGAAGGTGGACATAGCCTAGAAGCTTTAAAAGGTTGCGCTTTAACTTCCAAAAGTTGGAAAAAAAACTACGACTATTTTGTTTCTAGTATTGGAACTGGAACAACATTTTCGGGGATTATGAATGGGCTTAAAGAACCCACTAAAGGCATCGGAATGGTGATGCTGAAAGATAAAAATTATCTAGATAAAGAAATAGAAAAAATGATTTCTACTCCTTTCGAGTACGAACTTATTCGTGACTATCATTTCGGGGGATTTGGAAAGGTAAAACCCGAGTTGATTCACTTTATCAATGATTTTTATCAAAAACATAAAATCCCTTTAGACCCTGTTTATACAGGCAAAATGCTCTTTGGGATTTATGATATGGTGAAAAAAGGATATTTCCCTCGAGGATCTAGAATTGTAGCTATTCACACAGGAGGAATACAAGGCGTAAGTGGTTATAATTATCAACAACTTCAAAAAGAAAACCCACACTTTATTGATATTGAATGA
- a CDS encoding endonuclease, with product MKKILILAAFATSFGLSAQNLNYYENTYGQTGTTLKTTLHDLIDDHSEFEYGTIKTIIRQADVDPANANNIILMYTGNSISKWDFANDPTDPGMYDYWNREHTWPKSHGNFGPNGVFGVKGANTDAHHLRPVDMTMNSARSYKDFDNGGTIVNNGSTPTQCKSTNNTWEPRDAVKGDVARMMFYMAARYEGGNSAVGNAEPDLELVEAINTFPNAELGRLSTLLQWHLNDPVDAFELNRNDIIENWQQNRNPFIDHPELAHIVFGTNSAFVGSFSNLAISPSAPTQGDIITVTVDFTGGNSSDLTLYWGNNWNDVLDSTNSVTMTQNGTSYTAQIPAQVYSAQVKFRIRSTGNNGSYISHRFKIQSEPFNGTITSIRAIQGTGVHSPMAWKIVSQGNTTTNAANNVERSVTGIVTGVFGNSFFVQESDSLRSGIYVYDAPSFPAIGDSVIITGKITEYHNLTEVVDVSLVNIISNNHPLPNFQFVNTGDISTGNASAEDYESVLVKLSDATCVNEDVGFGMWKVSDGSGDALIHNSSVYSFDPTQGESYDISGVLNYNFDEFKVELRFAEDISAPVDTSGPRLLKAESPAKGYLNVWFNEATEEVSAETLANFSINNGIQITSINQHALEKTKLIMTILNQTVGTHTLTSSQVVDLKGNIGGITTVDFVSNHNNVSVEENELEGIQFVGTKSGILLINTGENIHVSIWSVEGKKIFERNNIEEHSEIPLFSNGTYFIRLEKNGVFKTQKWVIQ from the coding sequence ATGAAAAAAATACTCATACTAGCAGCATTTGCTACAAGTTTTGGTTTATCTGCCCAAAACTTAAACTACTACGAGAATACCTACGGTCAAACAGGTACGACTCTTAAAACCACTTTACATGATCTAATAGATGATCATTCAGAATTTGAATACGGAACCATCAAAACAATCATTAGACAAGCTGATGTGGATCCTGCGAATGCTAATAATATCATCTTGATGTACACCGGGAATTCTATTAGCAAATGGGATTTTGCAAATGATCCAACAGATCCAGGGATGTATGATTACTGGAATAGAGAGCATACTTGGCCAAAGTCTCATGGAAATTTTGGTCCTAATGGTGTTTTTGGAGTAAAAGGAGCCAATACAGATGCTCATCACTTGCGTCCTGTAGATATGACAATGAACTCTGCAAGGTCTTATAAAGATTTTGATAATGGAGGAACCATCGTAAATAACGGATCGACACCTACGCAGTGTAAATCTACCAACAACACATGGGAGCCTAGAGATGCCGTAAAAGGAGATGTAGCCAGAATGATGTTTTATATGGCAGCAAGATATGAAGGTGGTAATAGTGCTGTGGGAAATGCAGAGCCAGATTTAGAATTAGTGGAAGCGATTAATACATTTCCTAATGCAGAATTAGGAAGACTTTCTACTCTTCTCCAATGGCATTTAAATGATCCAGTAGATGCATTTGAACTCAATAGAAATGATATTATAGAAAACTGGCAGCAAAATAGAAATCCATTTATTGATCATCCAGAACTAGCACATATCGTTTTTGGTACAAATTCAGCTTTTGTAGGTTCATTTAGTAATCTAGCAATAAGTCCTTCAGCTCCTACTCAAGGAGACATTATTACCGTTACTGTAGATTTTACAGGAGGGAACTCTTCTGATCTTACACTTTATTGGGGAAATAACTGGAATGACGTATTAGACTCTACAAATTCGGTTACTATGACACAGAATGGGACGAGTTATACGGCTCAAATTCCAGCTCAAGTATATTCTGCTCAAGTAAAATTCAGAATTAGATCTACAGGAAATAATGGTAGTTATATCTCTCATAGATTTAAGATTCAATCAGAACCATTTAACGGAACCATTACGTCAATACGTGCCATTCAAGGAACAGGAGTACATTCACCAATGGCTTGGAAGATTGTTTCACAAGGAAATACTACAACAAATGCAGCCAATAATGTAGAGCGATCTGTAACAGGAATCGTAACAGGAGTTTTTGGAAATAGTTTCTTTGTGCAAGAATCAGATTCTTTGAGATCAGGAATATATGTATATGATGCACCAAGCTTTCCTGCTATTGGTGATAGTGTAATCATCACAGGAAAAATTACCGAGTATCATAATCTTACAGAAGTAGTGGATGTAAGCTTAGTAAATATTATCTCAAATAATCACCCACTTCCAAATTTTCAATTTGTAAACACCGGTGATATTTCTACAGGAAATGCTTCTGCCGAAGATTATGAATCTGTACTTGTAAAATTAAGCGATGCAACTTGTGTAAACGAAGATGTAGGATTTGGAATGTGGAAAGTGAGTGATGGATCAGGAGATGCATTAATCCACAATTCTTCAGTTTATTCTTTTGATCCTACTCAAGGAGAAAGTTATGATATCTCAGGTGTTTTAAATTATAATTTTGATGAATTCAAAGTTGAGTTAAGATTTGCAGAAGATATTTCGGCTCCAGTTGATACTTCTGGTCCTAGATTACTTAAAGCAGAAAGTCCAGCAAAAGGATACTTAAACGTATGGTTTAATGAAGCTACGGAAGAAGTATCAGCAGAGACTTTGGCTAATTTTAGTATTAATAATGGAATTCAAATTACCTCAATTAATCAACACGCACTTGAGAAAACAAAGTTAATCATGACGATCCTGAACCAAACAGTGGGAACTCATACGTTAACATCTTCTCAAGTAGTCGATTTAAAAGGAAATATTGGAGGAATAACAACTGTTGATTTCGTTTCTAATCATAACAATGTATCCGTTGAAGAAAACGAATTAGAAGGGATTCAATTTGTTGGAACTAAATCAGGAATTCTACTAATAAATACAGGAGAGAATATTCATGTATCTATCTGGTCTGTAGAAGGAAAAAAGATTTTTGAAAGAAATAATATTGAAGAACACTCGGAGATTCCTCTTTTTTCTAATGGAACTTATTTCATTAGGTTAGAGAAAAATGGAGTGTTTAAAACTCAAAAATGGGTTATTCAATAA
- a CDS encoding TonB-dependent receptor, which produces MKKLLFISILFFCVTLVNAQGLIKGVVKDARTSETLISASIMYGENKGVVTDINGKFSMSVPNGEYKLTVSYVGYKSVIRNVSVSNNTQNLVINLQPEILDEVTLVADIAQERKTPVAFTSITPKKITEELGGRDLPLVLNQTPGVYATQSGGGDGDARINIRGFKQENMAVLIDGIPVNDMENGAVYWSNWFGLDIVTKRMQVQRGLSASKLSIPSVGGTINILTNDTESKKYLKVRQAFNQWGKSTTNIGYNSGMSEKGWNFTGAFSYKKGENYTDNSGVEGFFAYAKGTKKWDNHILSLSGFIAPQEHAQRSSQQRILAYDSEYAHEQGIDTSKYLSVQPVNLGRAYNRDWGYIKRSRYNNFVDKEALTVRKNFYMKPQLNLNHTYLVNDDLVINNALYLSIGKGGGTNINSTVGAKYYDENGLIDLQPFYDQNARNPIEKTGNLHKSNTFLIANHNEHVWGGLLSKVDYQMNDAWNLSGGLDLRTYEGKHFKTVHDLLGGDYVSDPNQKDVLVKEGDTLDFNNSVFVNWAGLFGQAEYTEGALSGFLNLSVSNISFRKEDYYSNEESETKNKIGFTVKTGANYNLDENSNIFVNVGYLNKARPSKFIFNGYTTDFRAHTDNEVVTAAELGYHFGSSKFTIDANAYYTLWNGKPVNNIKVPGEDNIFFVLPGLDARHMGVEIDGVYKITPKVDLQGTVSIGDWVWTSKNVGIEVYNQQTGVTESSDQTFSFDGVHVGDAPQTQLGASLNVKPIKGAYVRLKYGYNARYFSDYNPEPTADNLGDNYKPIEPWRIPDYGRFDLFLGYNFKIKKHKVAWQFSLFNVLDTKYISDARNNARYMIDGQINNNDAASASVFFGAGRNLSTSIKITL; this is translated from the coding sequence ATGAAAAAGCTCTTATTCATTAGCATTCTTTTCTTTTGCGTTACCCTTGTAAATGCACAAGGACTCATCAAAGGAGTAGTAAAAGATGCAAGAACAAGTGAAACACTAATCTCGGCAAGTATTATGTACGGAGAAAATAAAGGTGTTGTCACAGATATCAATGGTAAATTCTCCATGAGTGTACCAAATGGGGAATATAAACTGACTGTAAGCTATGTTGGTTACAAAAGTGTTATAAGGAATGTTTCGGTTTCAAATAATACCCAAAATCTGGTAATTAATTTACAACCAGAAATTCTAGATGAAGTTACCCTCGTAGCCGATATTGCACAAGAACGTAAAACACCTGTAGCTTTTACTTCTATTACTCCCAAAAAAATTACTGAAGAGCTAGGAGGAAGAGATCTTCCATTGGTTCTTAACCAAACCCCTGGTGTATATGCCACACAGAGTGGAGGTGGAGATGGAGATGCTCGAATCAATATTCGAGGATTCAAACAAGAAAACATGGCTGTTCTTATTGATGGAATTCCTGTAAATGACATGGAGAATGGAGCTGTATATTGGTCAAACTGGTTCGGTCTAGATATTGTTACAAAACGTATGCAAGTTCAGAGAGGTTTATCTGCTTCAAAACTTTCTATTCCTTCTGTGGGAGGAACTATTAATATCCTAACGAATGATACGGAGTCTAAAAAATATCTCAAAGTTCGTCAAGCATTTAATCAATGGGGTAAATCCACAACCAATATTGGATATAATTCTGGAATGAGCGAAAAAGGATGGAATTTTACAGGTGCTTTTTCTTATAAAAAGGGAGAAAACTATACAGATAATTCAGGTGTAGAAGGATTTTTTGCTTACGCAAAAGGAACAAAAAAATGGGACAACCATATCTTATCTCTTTCAGGATTTATTGCACCCCAAGAACATGCACAAAGAAGTTCTCAACAAAGAATTTTAGCTTATGATTCAGAATATGCACACGAACAAGGAATAGACACTTCTAAGTATCTTTCTGTTCAACCAGTAAACTTAGGAAGAGCATACAATAGAGATTGGGGATATATTAAAAGAAGTCGATATAATAATTTTGTTGACAAAGAAGCATTAACTGTGAGAAAGAACTTCTATATGAAGCCTCAATTGAACCTTAACCATACCTATTTAGTTAATGATGATTTAGTGATCAATAATGCTCTTTATTTATCTATTGGAAAAGGAGGGGGAACCAATATAAACAGTACTGTAGGTGCAAAATATTATGATGAAAATGGACTCATAGATTTACAACCTTTTTATGATCAGAATGCTAGAAATCCAATTGAAAAAACAGGAAATCTACATAAATCAAATACTTTTTTGATTGCAAATCATAATGAGCACGTTTGGGGAGGATTATTATCAAAGGTTGATTACCAGATGAATGATGCTTGGAACCTATCAGGAGGTCTTGATTTAAGAACCTATGAAGGAAAACACTTTAAAACAGTTCATGACCTTTTAGGAGGAGATTATGTAAGCGATCCAAATCAAAAAGATGTTCTTGTAAAAGAAGGTGATACCTTAGATTTTAATAACTCTGTGTTTGTAAACTGGGCAGGATTATTCGGTCAAGCAGAATATACAGAAGGTGCTTTAAGCGGTTTCTTAAATTTATCGGTATCTAATATTTCCTTTAGAAAAGAAGATTATTATAGTAATGAAGAATCTGAAACGAAAAATAAAATTGGGTTTACCGTAAAAACAGGAGCAAATTACAATCTTGATGAAAACTCTAATATTTTTGTAAATGTTGGATACTTGAATAAAGCTAGACCTTCAAAATTTATTTTTAACGGATATACAACAGACTTTAGAGCACATACAGATAACGAAGTTGTAACGGCTGCAGAACTTGGGTATCATTTTGGTTCGTCAAAATTTACTATTGATGCCAATGCATACTATACGTTATGGAATGGGAAACCTGTAAACAATATAAAAGTACCTGGTGAAGATAATATTTTCTTTGTACTTCCAGGATTAGACGCACGCCACATGGGAGTAGAAATAGATGGAGTTTATAAAATTACCCCAAAAGTGGATTTACAAGGAACTGTTTCGATAGGTGACTGGGTTTGGACTTCAAAAAATGTAGGTATAGAAGTGTATAACCAGCAAACTGGTGTCACAGAATCTTCAGACCAAACCTTTTCTTTTGACGGAGTTCACGTTGGAGATGCTCCACAAACACAATTAGGTGCTTCGCTGAATGTAAAACCAATTAAAGGTGCTTATGTTCGTTTGAAATATGGTTATAATGCTCGCTATTTTTCTGATTATAATCCAGAGCCAACAGCAGACAATTTAGGAGATAACTATAAGCCAATAGAGCCTTGGAGAATTCCAGACTACGGGAGATTCGACTTGTTTTTAGGGTATAATTTCAAAATTAAAAAGCATAAAGTAGCTTGGCAATTTAGTTTATTCAATGTCTTAGATACGAAATATATTTCGGATGCTCGAAACAACGCCCGTTACATGATTGACGGTCAAATAAACAATAATGATGCTGCTTCGGCATCTGTATTCTTCGGAGCTGGAAGAAACTTATCTACTTCGATAAAAATTACACTCTAA